The Vicia villosa cultivar HV-30 ecotype Madison, WI linkage group LG1, Vvil1.0, whole genome shotgun sequence genome includes a region encoding these proteins:
- the LOC131618779 gene encoding non-specific lipid transfer protein GPI-anchored 5-like, with translation MAFKGFVLCLVMALVANMLTQNAAQSGCTTTLTSLSPCLNYIMGSSSTPSTSCCSQLSTVVQSSPQCLCSLLNGGGSSFGIAINQTLALSLPGACKVQTPPVSQCKGQTPPSSSTSPVASPVGSPTATESPNGAITPPASDFPSGGGSKSVPTTEGGSSDGSNIKVSFHFVLFLVTIVFCVTKF, from the exons ATGGCATTTAAAGGGTTTGTCTTGTGTCTAGTTATGGCCCTAGTGGCCAATATGCTAACTCAAAATGCAGCCCAATCAGGTTGTACTACTACTCTCACTAGCTTGAGTCCTTGTTTAAACTACATAATGGGAAGTTCTTCAACTCCATCAACTTCATGTTGCTCACAGCTTTCAACTGTAGTCCAATCTTCTCCACAGTGTCTCTGCTCTTTGCTTAATGGCGGTGGTTCATCTTTTGGGATCGCCATAAATCAAACTCTCGCTTTGTCTCTCCCTGGTGCTTGTAAAGTTCAAACTCCACCTGTTAGCCAGTGCAAAGGACAAACACCTCCTTCAAGTTCAACTTCTCCGGTCGCCTCTCCCGTTGGTTCTCCGACTGCAACTGAATCACCAAATGGTGCAATAACACCACCTGCTTCAGACTTTCCTTCAG GTGGAGGATCAAAAAGTGTCCCAACAACAGAAGGTGGCTCATCTGATGGAAGCAATATTAAAGTCTCGTTCCACTTTGTTCTTTTTCTTGTTACAATTGTGTTTTGTGTCACCAAATTCTGA